A window of the Syntrophus gentianae genome harbors these coding sequences:
- a CDS encoding PEP-CTERM sorting domain-containing protein, giving the protein MKKYNIFLIVCVLFMSSARIAVATPYTYKMGDGSWIDTSATISALEMTASIKSGVSGLIYNLDVGESKTFGFAIIGTKESWINEDDLLASTVTAYVDFANPDIMASVNGTSVGFKGCFEFEQGWTLVWSDPVYVDFANGGKFMIELSDASYENGWWKGPNGDDCVTVTVTHLANPTTVPEPATLLLLGLGLVGLTRLKKF; this is encoded by the coding sequence ATGAAAAAATATAATATTTTCCTGATCGTATGCGTGTTGTTTATGTCATCGGCAAGAATCGCTGTTGCTACACCATACACATACAAAATGGGCGATGGTTCATGGATTGATACTAGCGCAACCATTTCGGCATTGGAAATGACAGCATCGATCAAGTCTGGCGTAAGCGGACTCATTTATAACCTAGATGTTGGCGAGTCTAAAACTTTTGGTTTTGCCATCATCGGTACAAAGGAGAGCTGGATCAATGAAGATGACTTGCTAGCATCTACAGTTACGGCCTATGTCGATTTTGCCAACCCTGATATTATGGCTTCTGTTAACGGGACATCTGTTGGTTTTAAGGGTTGCTTTGAATTTGAGCAAGGATGGACTCTTGTCTGGAGTGACCCGGTTTATGTAGATTTTGCCAATGGTGGAAAGTTCATGATTGAACTGAGTGATGCCAGCTATGAAAATGGTTGGTGGAAAGGACCCAATGGTGACGATTGTGTTACAGTTACGGTTACCCATCTTGCAAACCCAACCACGGTACCCGAGCCTGCCACTTTGCTACTATTGGGTCTGGGACTAGTTGGATTGACAAGATTAAAAAAATTCTAG
- a CDS encoding ATP-binding cassette domain-containing protein has translation MKQKRKRTETRFITLKDVTLRKRDAFLLPGTFWKIRTGQNWAILGENGSGKSVLARSLKGDVPIVRGELIRHVPEAAVGGIGYLSFELLEEILLREDRFEDAHAFSGWGRTLTTGEMLEIGAENGACMDSFDDILGIRPLLDRSIRVLSNGEIRKVLITRALLSRPKLLILDEPFAGLDTASRESLAQAISVLMAKGTQIILITQRLEEILPGISHVLIIREGRVAKAGSREEVMKADILKPFSGSGISLPPLPRPIPESLPKARQTADLLVEMKNVHVAFGKVTVLDRLTWSVRRGENWAVVGPNGSGKTTLLALITGDNLQVYANDVRLFGHKRGGGESIWEIRQRIGLVSPELQLRYRKPVSVREVVLSGLFDSIGLYRNVSADQKALADSWLACIGMKDRSERPFNLLSYGEKRLVLIARAMIKSPELLILDEPCQGLDRSNREMVLALMEEIGRQSSTGMIYVTHHETEMIPCIQHVLKLGEERQA, from the coding sequence GAAACAGAAAAGAAAAAGAACGGAAACACGCTTCATCACCCTGAAGGACGTGACGCTTCGCAAGAGGGATGCCTTTCTCCTGCCCGGAACGTTCTGGAAAATTCGCACCGGGCAGAACTGGGCAATCCTGGGGGAGAACGGATCGGGGAAATCCGTTCTGGCGAGGTCCCTTAAAGGGGATGTGCCGATTGTTCGGGGAGAACTGATTCGCCATGTGCCTGAAGCGGCAGTAGGGGGGATCGGCTATCTCTCTTTTGAACTCCTGGAAGAGATCCTGCTGCGCGAAGACCGCTTCGAGGACGCCCATGCCTTCAGCGGCTGGGGGCGTACCCTTACCACAGGAGAGATGCTGGAAATCGGGGCTGAAAACGGCGCCTGCATGGATTCCTTCGACGACATCCTGGGCATCCGACCCCTGCTGGACCGGAGCATCCGGGTTCTGTCCAACGGGGAGATCCGAAAGGTTTTGATCACCCGCGCCCTGCTCTCCCGTCCGAAACTTCTGATTCTGGATGAGCCTTTTGCGGGCCTCGACACCGCAAGCCGGGAATCCCTGGCTCAGGCGATCTCCGTACTGATGGCCAAGGGAACACAGATCATCCTCATTACGCAGCGTTTGGAGGAAATTCTGCCCGGCATCTCCCATGTCCTCATTATCAGGGAGGGGCGTGTCGCCAAAGCGGGAAGTCGGGAAGAGGTCATGAAGGCGGACATCTTGAAACCCTTTTCCGGAAGCGGGATCTCCCTCCCGCCCCTTCCCCGGCCGATTCCCGAATCATTACCGAAGGCGAGACAGACCGCCGATCTTCTGGTTGAAATGAAGAATGTTCATGTCGCCTTTGGCAAGGTGACCGTCCTGGACCGGTTGACCTGGAGTGTCCGACGAGGGGAGAACTGGGCCGTTGTCGGACCCAATGGTTCGGGAAAGACAACCCTGCTGGCCCTGATCACCGGCGACAATCTGCAGGTCTATGCCAATGATGTCCGTCTCTTCGGTCATAAAAGAGGCGGCGGGGAAAGCATCTGGGAAATCCGCCAGAGGATCGGTCTTGTTTCCCCGGAGCTGCAGCTTCGCTATCGCAAACCCGTCTCCGTCCGAGAGGTTGTCCTTTCCGGACTCTTTGACTCCATCGGCCTGTATCGCAACGTCAGTGCGGATCAGAAAGCCCTTGCCGACTCGTGGCTTGCCTGCATCGGCATGAAGGACCGTTCTGAAAGGCCATTCAACCTGCTTTCCTACGGGGAAAAGCGCCTGGTCCTCATCGCCCGGGCCATGATCAAATCACCGGAACTCCTGATCCTTGACGAACCCTGTCAGGGCCTGGACCGATCAAACCGGGAAATGGTCCTGGCCCTGATGGAGGAGATCGGCCGCCAGTCCTCAACGGGGATGATCTATGTCACGCATCATGAAACGGAGATGATCCCCTGTATTCAGCATGTCCTCAAGCTTGGCGAAGAACGTCAGGCATGA